A portion of the Blastochloris tepida genome contains these proteins:
- a CDS encoding septal ring lytic transglycosylase RlpA family protein, translating into MLLAMTPNSSHADSLKSTKSYSGVGVASFYGHKDGYHGARTASGERYDRNSLTAAHRTLPFGTQVRVTNLRNGRSVVVRINNRGPFVRGRIIDVSYAAARELGFVDRGVTQVRVERDS; encoded by the coding sequence ATGCTTCTTGCAATGACGCCGAACTCCTCGCACGCGGACTCGCTGAAGTCGACGAAGTCCTATTCCGGCGTCGGCGTGGCCTCGTTCTACGGCCACAAGGACGGCTATCATGGCGCCCGGACCGCCAGTGGCGAGCGCTACGACCGCAATTCGCTGACCGCCGCCCACCGCACCCTGCCGTTCGGCACCCAGGTGCGGGTCACCAATCTCCGCAACGGCCGCAGCGTCGTCGTCCGCATCAACAATCGCGGCCCCTTCGTGCGCGGCCGCATCATCGATGTCTCCTACGCTGCCGCCCGCGAGCTGGGCTTCGTCGATCGCGGCGTCACCCAGGTGCGGGTCGAGCGGGACAGCTGA
- the mltG gene encoding endolytic transglycosylase MltG, with amino-acid sequence MADDKDRPAADASAADQPFTTVTGAAPPDNAAEAAPGAVPLATPAGHDHPAPEPAPAQESGQATHAEQAPAQETYAQATQAEQGQAEAAQAAPGPFEPSLYEAAPWAAPQPSTAQPAAAQSAGTPPAAADAKPVDQGAKVAKDQPSKDQPDRKQAKRQDKPAKARSRPSRRARNPLVVAGNVLLTLTVLVGFTLMAALSYSETLLRKPGPLAAEKVVNLSRNSGFRDIGEQLEREGVVGNAWAFVAGVMLRQAREDLKAGEYLFPRGASLNDVIGIIVTGKSVLHQITIPEGLTSEQTVARLLENDVLVGPIREIPREGSLLPETYRFNRGITREQILQRMAADQRRVVAEIWAKRAPNLPLRSPEDLVTLASIVEKETGKPTERARVASVFLNRLGRRMKLQSDPTIIYGLVGGKGSLGRPILRSDIDRPTAYNTYVIDGLPPGPIANPGRAALEATANPAETRDLFFVADGTGGHVFAETLDEHNRNVARWREIERQQSGQTAPPPAAAPAAPTQRPTLPPRSRN; translated from the coding sequence ATGGCGGACGACAAGGACAGGCCGGCGGCGGACGCCTCGGCGGCAGACCAGCCCTTCACGACGGTGACCGGCGCCGCGCCGCCCGACAATGCGGCCGAGGCCGCGCCCGGCGCCGTCCCGCTGGCGACCCCGGCCGGCCACGACCATCCGGCGCCCGAACCTGCGCCGGCCCAAGAGTCGGGCCAAGCGACCCACGCGGAACAGGCGCCGGCCCAAGAGACATACGCCCAAGCGACGCAGGCGGAACAGGGGCAGGCCGAAGCGGCCCAGGCCGCGCCCGGTCCCTTCGAGCCGAGCCTTTACGAGGCCGCGCCGTGGGCGGCGCCTCAGCCGTCGACCGCCCAGCCTGCCGCCGCCCAATCCGCCGGGACGCCGCCGGCAGCAGCCGACGCCAAGCCTGTGGACCAGGGCGCCAAGGTTGCCAAGGACCAGCCGAGCAAGGATCAGCCCGACAGGAAACAGGCCAAGCGGCAGGACAAGCCGGCCAAGGCGCGCTCGCGTCCCTCGCGCCGGGCCCGCAACCCGCTGGTGGTGGCCGGCAATGTGCTGCTGACGCTGACCGTGCTGGTCGGCTTCACATTGATGGCCGCGCTGTCCTACAGCGAGACGCTGCTGCGCAAGCCCGGGCCGCTCGCCGCCGAAAAGGTCGTCAACCTGTCGCGCAATTCCGGCTTCCGCGACATCGGCGAGCAGCTCGAGCGCGAGGGCGTGGTGGGCAATGCCTGGGCGTTCGTGGCCGGGGTGATGCTGCGTCAGGCCCGCGAGGACCTGAAGGCCGGCGAATACCTGTTTCCGCGCGGCGCCAGCCTCAACGACGTCATCGGCATCATCGTCACCGGCAAGTCGGTGCTGCACCAGATCACCATTCCCGAGGGGCTGACCTCGGAGCAGACGGTGGCGCGGCTGCTGGAGAACGACGTGCTGGTCGGGCCGATCCGCGAGATCCCGCGCGAGGGCAGCCTGCTGCCGGAGACCTACCGCTTCAATCGCGGCATCACCCGCGAGCAGATCCTCCAGCGCATGGCCGCCGACCAGCGCCGGGTGGTGGCCGAGATCTGGGCGAAACGCGCCCCCAATCTGCCGCTGCGCTCGCCCGAGGATCTGGTGACGCTGGCGTCCATCGTCGAGAAGGAGACCGGCAAGCCGACCGAGCGGGCGCGCGTCGCCTCGGTGTTCCTCAACCGGCTCGGCCGGCGCATGAAGCTGCAGTCGGACCCGACCATCATCTACGGGCTGGTCGGCGGCAAGGGTTCGCTCGGCCGGCCGATCCTGCGCTCCGACATCGACCGGCCGACCGCCTACAACACCTATGTCATCGACGGGCTGCCGCCCGGGCCGATCGCCAATCCCGGCCGCGCCGCGCTGGAAGCCACCGCCAATCCGGCCGAGACAAGGGATCTGTTCTTCGTCGCCGACGGCACCGGCGGCCACGTGTTCGCCGAGACGCTGGACGAGCACAATCGCAACGTCGCCCGCTGGCGCGAGATCGAGCGCCAGCAGAGCGGCCAGACGGCCCCGCCGCCGGCCGCGGCGCCTGCCGCCCCCACCCAGCGCCCGACGCTGCCGCCGCGCTCGCGGAACTGA
- the fabF gene encoding beta-ketoacyl-ACP synthase II has product MRRVVVTGLGMVSPLACGVEETWSRVLKGESGAARIETFDVSDLPCKVATPIRRGDGSNGTFNPDQWMEPKEARKVDDFIVYAMAAARQALDDAGWAPKTADDQNATGVLIGSGIGGIEGIAEAGIILKERGPRRISPFFIPGRLINLASGYVSIEHGLKGPNHAVVTACSTGAHAIGDAARLVALGDAEVMVAGGSESPLSRLAIAGFSACRALSTSFNDEPTRASRPWDRDRDGFVMGEGAGVVVLEAYEHAKARGAKIYAEVIGYGLSGDAYHITAPSESGDGAFRCMQAALRRAGISPDELDYINAHGTSTPMGDEIELGAVQRLLGNAAARVSMSSTKSATGHLLGAAGAVEAIFSILALRDQVAPPTLNLDNPSVDTPIDLVAHTARQRPIEVVLSNSFGFGGTNASLVFRKAS; this is encoded by the coding sequence ATGCGGCGTGTCGTAGTGACCGGCCTCGGCATGGTTTCCCCGCTGGCCTGCGGGGTTGAGGAAACGTGGTCCCGGGTTCTGAAGGGCGAAAGCGGAGCAGCGCGAATCGAAACGTTCGACGTTTCCGATCTGCCCTGCAAGGTCGCGACCCCGATTCGCCGCGGCGACGGGTCGAACGGCACCTTCAATCCCGACCAGTGGATGGAGCCGAAGGAGGCCCGCAAGGTCGACGACTTCATCGTCTACGCGATGGCCGCGGCCCGGCAGGCGCTCGATGACGCCGGCTGGGCGCCGAAGACTGCCGACGATCAGAACGCCACCGGCGTCCTGATCGGCTCCGGCATCGGCGGCATCGAGGGCATTGCCGAAGCCGGCATCATCCTCAAGGAACGCGGTCCCCGCCGCATCTCGCCCTTCTTCATCCCCGGCCGGCTGATCAACCTCGCCTCCGGCTACGTCTCGATCGAGCACGGGCTGAAGGGGCCGAATCACGCGGTGGTCACCGCCTGCTCGACCGGCGCCCACGCCATCGGCGACGCGGCGCGCCTCGTCGCGCTGGGCGATGCCGAGGTGATGGTGGCCGGCGGCAGCGAATCGCCGCTCAGCCGGCTGGCGATCGCCGGCTTCTCGGCCTGCCGGGCGCTGTCGACCAGCTTCAATGACGAGCCCACCCGCGCCTCGCGCCCCTGGGACAGGGACCGCGACGGCTTCGTGATGGGCGAGGGCGCCGGCGTGGTGGTGCTCGAAGCCTATGAGCACGCCAAGGCGCGCGGCGCCAAAATCTACGCCGAGGTGATTGGCTACGGCCTGTCGGGCGACGCCTATCACATCACCGCCCCCTCCGAGAGCGGCGACGGCGCCTTCCGCTGCATGCAGGCGGCGCTGCGGCGCGCCGGCATCTCGCCGGACGAGCTCGACTACATCAACGCCCACGGCACCTCGACGCCGATGGGCGACGAGATCGAGCTCGGCGCGGTGCAGCGGCTGCTCGGCAACGCCGCCGCGCGGGTGTCGATGTCCTCCACCAAGTCGGCGACCGGGCACCTGCTCGGCGCGGCCGGCGCGGTCGAGGCGATCTTCTCCATCCTGGCGCTGCGCGACCAGGTGGCGCCGCCCACCCTCAACCTCGACAATCCGTCGGTGGACACCCCCATCGATCTGGTAGCCCACACCGCCCGCCAGCGGCCGATCGAGGTGGTGCTGTCCAATTCGTTCGGCTTCGGCGGCACCAACGCCTCGCTGGTGTTCCGCAAGGCGTCCTGA
- a CDS encoding acyl carrier protein: MSDIAERVKKIVVEHLGVEPDKVTENASFMDDLGADSLDTVELVMAFEEEFGVEIPDDAAETILTVGDAIKFLSKTAA; this comes from the coding sequence ATGAGCGACATTGCCGAACGGGTCAAAAAGATCGTCGTCGAACATCTCGGCGTCGAGCCCGACAAGGTGACCGAGAACGCCAGCTTTATGGACGATCTCGGCGCCGACAGCCTGGACACCGTCGAGCTGGTGATGGCGTTCGAGGAAGAGTTCGGCGTGGAAATCCCCGATGATGCCGCCGAGACCATCCTGACCGTCGGCGATGCCATCAAGTTCCTGTCCAAGACCGCGGCCTGA
- the fabG gene encoding 3-oxoacyl-[acyl-carrier-protein] reductase, with the protein MFDLTGKTALVTGATGGIGAAIARALHRQGATVAVSGTRAEVLGELAAELGGRVHVLPCNLADTAAVEALVPAAEAALGQLDILVNNAGITRDNLFMRMKDEEWDQVIAVNLTAGFRLCRAAVKGMMKRRYGRIIGITSVVGVTGNPGQGNYAAAKAGMIGMSKALAAEVASRGITVNCIAPGFIETAMTDALNDKQREAVLARVPAGRLGTPDDIAAGAVYLASAAGSYITGQTLHINGGMAMV; encoded by the coding sequence ATGTTCGATTTGACGGGCAAGACGGCGCTGGTGACCGGCGCAACCGGCGGCATCGGCGCCGCCATCGCCCGCGCCCTGCACCGGCAGGGCGCCACCGTGGCGGTCTCCGGCACGCGCGCCGAGGTGCTGGGCGAGCTTGCGGCCGAGCTTGGCGGGCGCGTCCACGTGCTGCCCTGCAACCTCGCCGACACCGCCGCTGTGGAGGCGCTGGTGCCGGCCGCCGAGGCCGCGCTCGGCCAGCTCGACATTCTCGTCAACAATGCCGGCATCACCCGCGACAACCTCTTCATGCGCATGAAGGATGAGGAGTGGGATCAGGTGATTGCGGTCAATCTGACCGCCGGCTTCCGCCTCTGCCGCGCCGCGGTGAAGGGCATGATGAAGCGCCGCTACGGCCGCATCATCGGCATCACCTCGGTGGTGGGCGTCACCGGCAATCCCGGCCAGGGCAATTATGCCGCCGCCAAGGCCGGCATGATCGGCATGTCGAAGGCGCTGGCGGCCGAGGTGGCGAGCCGCGGCATCACCGTCAACTGCATCGCGCCGGGCTTCATCGAGACGGCGATGACCGACGCGCTGAACGACAAGCAGCGCGAGGCGGTGCTGGCGCGGGTGCCGGCCGGCCGCCTCGGCACCCCCGACGACATCGCCGCCGGAGCGGTGTATCTGGCCTCCGCCGCCGGCAGCTACATCACCGGGCAGACGCTTCACATCAATGGCGGCATGGCCATGGTGTGA